The Archocentrus centrarchus isolate MPI-CPG fArcCen1 chromosome 12, fArcCen1, whole genome shotgun sequence nucleotide sequence cgcctgggtggcttagtggtgaagccggcgaccacatacatatgccgcgttgcggtgcgggcggcgcgggttcgcgttccggcctgtcgccaatttgcccgcgtgtcttcccctgtatctttcccccatttcctgtctctctccactgccaacaaAAGCCGCcgtggccaaaaacgcaaaaaaaaaagaaactttggtCCACCACTTGAGCAGGAGAGGCTACAGGACAGTGTGTTTGGCTCGGTTTTCTGCTCCTGGTTTATTTTGGTACTGATGGTACGTTTGTGTAGCCACATTTAAAACTATTTAAGTGAATCGATCAGAAAATCTGTCGAAAACTAATTTCTAACTTGTCCTAAACAAGGAGCTCCtgagaaaaataatttatttacctCCAACAGGTGAGTTACGGTTCTATGGAGGACCGAAACTgacataattagaaataaaagcagaaatatatatatagtgtctatattttgtttttccttttccttatacacgagttttcatcaagaaatgtataaattttctttttccttttccttacgcatgcgttttcatcaagaaatgtatatattttctttttccttttccttacgcatgcgttttcatcaagaaatgtaaaaatatagagtgtttttccatttccttgtacatgcgttttcatcaagaaatgtataaattttctttttccttttccttacgcatgcgttttcatcaagaaatataaatgttttgttttgccttttcctcctgctctttttcctttaccgtatgcatttctgcctcattatgcaaatgaggagggctgccttcttgctccagctcctctgctaTTGGTCAACAAAcaagaaggagcaggatccatgtgcagatcgattgtgcatgcctggGTCTTTGACTTGTTGCAGAAATTTAGAGGAAGTGAACCCTTAGCAGAGATGTCTCAGGCAATTGCAGAAGAATTAAGGCACCTTGCTAGCTTAGCTGAAAGCAATACTGTCACTGATGACTATTTATTGTTTCGCGTGGATATTTTGAATGAGAGGCTACTGCATTTAGCTGCAGACACGGATAGTGAAGCTGACCCATTAGTTCTCCAGATTCTGGAGGAGGTGGCGTGTCGCTTGCACAAGTCTGTGTACCACACAAGAACTGTTGGAAGACCTGGATATTTGCTGCCCGCTGAAGCCTTGGAATCGTTTTTGCTTGTGGGTCTGTCAGTAAAGGATATTGCGGAACTTTTTGGGGTCAGTGAAAGAACAGTTCACCGGCGGATGGCAGACTATGGTGTTAGGTAAGTAcgtgttgtgtttctgttgctACTTTGAACTCAGtagtattttctattttcattatAGTTCCAAATTGTAGCGGAACATCTGTTATGTATTCAACTGTACACATAGTGACTTAATATGTATGGTAAGCCTTTAACCTGTACTAGTATAGTTCAGTTTTGAATTATGAGCTGTGTTcttcatattaaaatatattaattttgtgTGAGGGTGTAGACCGCATCAGCAGAATAATTACGAATGTGTGTTAATATCCACCATTACACGGCACTTCCACATAGCTCTTATGGTACTAATTCTCTTAAAATGTGTAATACATTAGTGTCAGAAATCCGGTCTGGTCAATTTTCAATCACTGTGGTGAACCTCACTTTCAGCAAATAGTGTGACTGTATTTTGGAGCTGTCAAAAGTATTTAGCATTAGCTGTATATTTAATGACATAATATGAATGGTCAAAACCTATGTGTTTGCTAAAGAAACACATAGTCAATTGTTTTCTACTGACTAGACattgtgtattatttttttctcgtAGAGTATCGGATTTATTCAGCAACATCGGAGATGATGAGTTGGATGGAGTTGTGCGAGACATTCTAAGTTATCATCCCAATACAGGATACAAGATGATGTTGGGCTACTTGAATGCTCGAGGTATTCACATCCAAAGTAAGTCTATAACAGATGTGCTTATGATGGCGCTGATAAGCACCTATTGCAGTTGTAGACATAATGTGCTGTATGACAGATAGCTCATTGTTTATCACTTCTATGCAAAGTAAcaaggatacacacacacacaaaaaaacacgaTTGAaaggaaaaattttttttcaaatttatagCAATCACATGGTAATAATCTAATGCCCTCTTAACTGTCCTGAAGACACCAGTGTCCTCATGGACCCATTGACTTGCATGTACATGTTTTCAGATAACAGTTGATGggttaaattttctttttgattctgttcatcacctccaaatcaaacatgttttaattatgGTCTCATTCATTTTTCAAGGAAGACGAGTGCAAGAAGCAATGCGCCATGTGGACCAGCAGGGAATTTTGATGCGCACATTCCAGCTTCAAACTGTTCAGCGTAGAAGATACTCTGTTCCAGCTCCAAACAGTTTGTGGCACATAGATGGTAACCATAAACTTATAAGGTCAGACTTACTTGTTTGATCAAACAAGAACAATACTTAAGATACTTCCTGGACAAAGAGAAATAACttctgtattaaaataaatagacTAGAGAAATTCTGGAGTGATGGATTAGTGTCAGAGGGGTAACAAGTTAAATCATCATAAATCAAGTGTAAAAAATTTCCCTGTGCTATAGCAACCATCTCACATAAAACTGTTTTGGTCAAGAAAACGAAGTCACTCTGCTTCTGAAGCGTCAAACGTATTGTTTGTAtgaagcatttaaaataatttataataatacaTTGTATTCATGTATGTTCATAAAAATGGTTTCAGAAAAATGCTTTGAGCGGTCATGGTCAGAGATTAATGTAATGCTTTAAACAAAAGAGGAAGCAAATTGACATTACAATTACATGCAGTCTTCTAAAGTATTAGTTATAGTGTTTCCATTTTTATAGAACAGAAAATCAGGAACTCTAATGATTAATACTAGACAAATTAGTTGCCTTAAGAAACAGACTTAACAAGGACACCAACAAACTcaatgagattaaagtcagataaCATTGTTTTCTCTAGAGAAAAATGGACTCTTTAGGAAACAACCCTGTGGTTTGGCATGTCCATATTTACCTTCTTAATAAGTGATGGACACTGCAGAATAAGAGCACTGAAGTTATGATTTGTATTTGCTTTGGATGCCAGGCCTAAATTCAGCAAACACGAGTGTTACAAATTATCTAGtattagtgtttgtttttgtttaatgctgAACTTAGTGTTTTATATCAGGCATCTTGTTTGGCAGCTAAGGGGTGTTTAGGAATATATATATTGAGCCATTGGTGGCAGTTATTTTTCAGTTACATTGAtacctgtctgtgtttgaaaCAGATTGTGCCGTATTGGACAAACTGTAAAGAATGTGTAGTGTGCTTCAGCATTAAAGTCACAGTAGCTGTCCTCCTGTGTTCGTCCTCTGATCAGAGTGTCTGTGTGGATTAGGTGCTCCAGCAAATGCTCCCATAGCAACATACAGTCCTACCTCTCCACAGTAAGACTGTTAAACTATGTTACTGTACCAGTGCTaatcaaaactttttttgttgtctgtACAGATGGCGAATTGTTGTTCACGGGGGCATTGATGGCTTTAGCCGCCTCATTGTTTACCTGACTGCTGCCACCAACAATCGTGCCACAACAGTGCTTAACAGCTTTCTTGAAGCTGTGAATACATATGGAGTGCCATCACATGTTCGTTCTGACAAAGGAGGAGAGAATGTACAAGTGGCACACTTCATGGTCTCAACCAGAGGCCCAAACAGAAACTCTCACCTAACTGGAAGAAGCACACATAACCAGAGGTATTTACCTTACAGTCTTTGTGTGCtctccatgttttttttatccagACTATTTCCATAAAAGTTGGTACATTGTAAATACAGTTCGATTTACTTTACTCTACCAGGAAGATATCGCAGGAGCATATCACCCCAGTTCTAAAGTCCTTCCACTGGCTCCCTGCAGCTCACAGAatagactttaaaatacttctgTTAGATTATAAATCACACAAAACCTTAGcaacaaaaatacattaaagacaTGTTGTCATTGTGTCAACCTTCCAGACCACTCAGGTCTTCTGGTTGTAGTCTAGTCTGCATCCCCAGAACCAGAACAAAACATGGAGAAGCAGCATTCAGTTTTTTATGCTCCTCTAACCTGGAACAAACttcaggaaaaatacaaaacagctgACACATTTTTTCAATAAAGGCTATAAATCCACCTGTCTAGAGTTGCCTTTGATTAACAGTAACTGGAACATTTATCAACAAATTTGATGTAGGTTATTTTCTAagagtacatttaaaaaattttaaggtTTATTCCTATTTCATACTTGGTTACTGGATTATGTTTTATTGGTGTAAAGCACTTCAGCTTCCTTGTTGCTGAAATGTTGTATACAACTCAACTTCACTTAATGTCCTACTATTTATACTGatcaaatcaaaacattttttacttatatttccACTCATTGTTTAACAAATtctaatcattattattttatgagtTGTAGGTCTATATATAAGTGCATGATGACAACCTAGTTCTGCACCTTTTCCACACTAATACCTTTTCTTTTCTATCCAGGATTGAAAGGTTGTGGAGAGATGTATTTGGGGGAGTGTTGGATCTGTTTTACACTACTTTCTGCTACCTGGAGACTGAGGGCCTACTTCACACAGACAATGAGGTGCACTTGTATGCATTACACTGGGCCTTTCTACCTCAGCTCAACAgacatctgcagtttttcaagGACGGCTGGAACAACCACAAACTACGCACAGAAGGGAACCAATCACCACTACTGTTGTGGTCTCAAAACCAACGTGAAGGTCACGACCCCGCACAGGTTGGTTTTATTAATGCCACTCTAGaaagtgaaattatttttttttgtccaaacacacaaaagtgcGTGTAATTTGGATGTAATTTACATCATGCTTTCAAAAATATTGTGTAGGTTGACCTCCAATATGGTATTGACTGGGAGAGTCCATATGGTCGCCATCATGATGGGGTGACAGTGCCAGAGGTTGAGCTTCCACGGCCTTTGACTCAGGTGGAATTTGAAACACTACCAGATCCAACTGGCTTGTTTTCAAA carries:
- the LOC115789669 gene encoding uncharacterized protein LOC115789669, which gives rise to MCRSIVHAWVFDLLQKFRGSEPLAEMSQAIAEELRHLASLAESNTVTDDYLLFRVDILNERLLHLAADTDSEADPLVLQILEEVACRLHKSVYHTRTVGRPGYLLPAEALESFLLVGLSVKDIAELFGVSERTVHRRMADYGVRVSDLFSNIGDDELDGVVRDILSYHPNTGYKMMLGYLNARGIHIQRRRVQEAMRHVDQQGILMRTFQLQTVQRRRYSVPAPNSLWHIDGNHKLIRWRIVVHGGIDGFSRLIVYLTAATNNRATTVLNSFLEAVNTYGVPSHVRSDKGGENVQVAHFMVSTRGPNRNSHLTGRSTHNQRIERLWRDVFGGVLDLFYTTFCYLETEGLLHTDNEVHLYALHWAFLPQLNRHLQFFKDGWNNHKLRTEGNQSPLLLWSQNQREGHDPAQVDLQYGIDWESPYGRHHDGVTVPEVELPRPLTQVEFETLPDPTGLFSNVINVYQQTIDVLTVIFGNI